A stretch of Anaerohalosphaeraceae bacterium DNA encodes these proteins:
- the murA gene encoding UDP-N-acetylglucosamine 1-carboxyvinyltransferase translates to MDIFEIEGPVRLEGEIEVAGSKNSTLPIMAAMILPGGVSTIPNAPYLADIASFETLLESMGARVERTADGALQIDSGPLDRPVGEYDIVRKIRASICILGPLLARFGKARVSMPGGCAIGDRPVDIHLRGLRALGAKIHLEQGYIVAEAPAGGLVGTQIFLGGPFGTTVLGTDNVMMAAVLAKGTTVIESAACEPEVADLANCLNAMGAKISGIGSPRLVIEGVRHLNPVSYSVIGDRIEAGTFMAAAAITRGCLRIRNCPIHQMLAVTDRLRHIGLTVEEGPGECTVRYEGQLLPADITTQPYPGFPTDLQAQFMALLALARGNSVITEKIFPDRFMHVAELNRMAAHLRKEGSSVIVEGVEKLIGAPVMASDLRASAALVLAGMAAHGLTTVQRVYHIDRGYEKIEEKLNRVGAKIRRLAV, encoded by the coding sequence ATGGATATCTTTGAAATTGAAGGACCGGTACGTCTGGAAGGCGAAATCGAGGTGGCCGGCAGCAAGAACTCGACGCTGCCGATTATGGCGGCAATGATTCTGCCCGGCGGGGTGAGCACAATCCCCAATGCGCCGTATCTGGCGGATATCGCCTCGTTCGAGACGCTGCTGGAGAGCATGGGAGCCCGGGTCGAACGGACGGCCGACGGGGCCCTGCAGATTGACAGCGGGCCCCTGGATCGCCCCGTGGGGGAGTACGACATCGTGCGCAAGATTCGCGCCAGCATCTGCATTCTGGGGCCGCTTTTGGCTCGTTTCGGCAAGGCGCGGGTGTCGATGCCGGGCGGATGTGCCATTGGGGACCGGCCTGTGGATATTCATTTGCGCGGGCTTCGGGCCCTCGGGGCCAAGATTCATCTGGAGCAGGGCTATATCGTGGCCGAGGCCCCGGCGGGCGGCCTGGTGGGGACGCAGATTTTTCTGGGCGGGCCGTTCGGAACGACCGTGCTGGGCACGGACAACGTGATGATGGCGGCGGTGCTGGCCAAAGGCACGACGGTGATTGAGTCGGCTGCCTGCGAGCCGGAGGTGGCGGACCTGGCCAATTGCCTGAATGCAATGGGGGCAAAAATCAGCGGCATCGGCTCGCCGCGGCTGGTGATTGAAGGGGTCAGGCATCTGAATCCCGTTTCCTATTCCGTAATCGGGGACCGGATCGAGGCGGGCACATTTATGGCGGCGGCGGCCATTACCCGCGGGTGTCTGCGAATTCGAAACTGCCCCATTCACCAGATGCTGGCGGTGACGGACCGGCTTCGCCATATCGGCCTGACGGTAGAGGAGGGGCCCGGAGAGTGCACAGTGCGCTACGAAGGGCAGCTGCTTCCGGCCGATATTACCACGCAGCCGTATCCGGGATTTCCGACGGACCTGCAGGCGCAGTTTATGGCTCTGCTGGCGTTGGCCAGGGGAAACAGTGTGATTACGGAAAAAATCTTTCCGGACCGCTTTATGCATGTGGCGGAACTGAACCGGATGGCGGCGCATCTGCGCAAAGAGGGCTCCAGCGTGATTGTCGAGGGGGTGGAAAAGTTGATTGGCGCGCCGGTAATGGCCTCGGACCTGCGGGCCTCGGCGGCCCTGGTGCTGGCGGGCATGGCCGCCCACGGGCTGACCACGGTGCAGCGGGTCTATCACATTGACCGGGGCTATGAAAAAATCGAGGAAAAGCTCAACCGAGTCGGGGCCAAAATCCGCCGACTTGCAGTGTAG
- a CDS encoding DUF6485 family protein, with translation MECKQEKNLKFCSCSYPGCSRKGICCDCLQYHLKNRQLPGCCFPPSAEKTYDRSFAAFAKAWNL, from the coding sequence ATGGAGTGCAAGCAGGAAAAGAATCTGAAATTCTGCAGCTGTTCGTATCCCGGATGCAGCCGAAAAGGCATCTGCTGCGACTGCCTTCAATACCATTTAAAAAACCGCCAGTTGCCGGGCTGCTGTTTTCCACCGTCAGCGGAAAAGACCTATGACCGCAGTTTTGCGGCGTTTGCGAAGGCCTGGAATCTGTAA
- a CDS encoding prepilin-type N-terminal cleavage/methylation domain-containing protein, translating to MNSRYSKTGFTVLELLVVVFLIALLLAIVIPSLFKAQGRVQTITCQSNLKQWGIYLVIYSNDNDGYLPADSRDWMISLLPYSETARGPSGSPSSVSAGPNKSISCCPTAAQPGTIPPSDFGQPFAAFPIQYPHSSEPIALGSYGINGWVCHVSSSEKEIYGISTSKNWRRFDVGESASKIPLVLDSMWIRAFPDNNNLPPEKNGDFSNCDLTGGGSRQMRHFAIARHDGRTNILFLDLGVHQNGLKKLWKMKWHRGSDTNAPEPAWPEWMQGLPD from the coding sequence ATGAACAGCCGGTATTCCAAAACCGGGTTTACAGTCCTTGAACTGCTCGTAGTAGTGTTTCTGATTGCACTGCTGCTGGCAATCGTTATCCCCTCTCTGTTCAAGGCCCAGGGAAGGGTTCAGACCATCACCTGTCAATCCAACCTCAAACAGTGGGGGATTTATCTGGTTATCTATTCCAATGACAATGACGGTTATCTGCCCGCAGACAGCCGCGACTGGATGATTTCGCTTCTGCCCTATTCCGAGACCGCTCGAGGCCCTTCCGGTTCCCCCTCCTCCGTCAGCGCCGGCCCCAACAAAAGCATAAGCTGCTGCCCGACAGCCGCCCAGCCCGGCACCATTCCTCCCAGCGATTTCGGTCAGCCGTTCGCCGCTTTCCCGATTCAGTATCCTCACTCCTCCGAACCAATCGCCCTCGGCAGCTACGGCATCAACGGCTGGGTCTGCCATGTCTCTTCATCAGAAAAAGAAATTTACGGCATCTCCACCTCGAAGAACTGGAGACGCTTCGATGTCGGTGAAAGTGCTTCCAAAATCCCGCTGGTGCTGGACAGCATGTGGATTCGGGCCTTTCCGGACAACAACAATCTGCCTCCTGAAAAAAACGGGGATTTCAGCAACTGCGACCTGACCGGCGGGGGAAGCCGCCAGATGCGTCATTTCGCCATCGCCCGTCACGATGGGCGCACCAATATCCTGTTTCTGGATTTGGGAGTTCACCAGAACGGGCTGAAGAAGCTCTGGAAGATGAAATGGCACCGCGGAAGCGACACCAACGCTCCTGAACCCGCCTGGCCCGAATGGATGCAGGGCCTTCCTGACTAA
- a CDS encoding type II CAAX endopeptidase family protein encodes MPSWTGRHFIGSLAAAQQSAFDGSGLRTLDWFGWAVCTLGGLLLLRWLISLRGGDPLTRCPVRRHRLPAWFVPVQLLVWMIGTVLIASVIKAAVPSDRPSLLEAALHGGIILWYLHLAALFLAVAHFGFVRGLKGFGLDFRRIRKDFFIAAATLCALLPLIVLALEGTYQIGRFFFGPDFTMDRHTSLSALQDCPQVWIRLLILVNAVLVVPVFEEILFRGLLQSVLTAALGRPWLSIAVVSILFAAMHPYPTHLSALVILSIGLGYAYEKSGSLWQPIFIHILFNGINVAAVLLGA; translated from the coding sequence ATGCCCTCTTGGACAGGCAGACATTTCATTGGCTCTCTGGCAGCCGCTCAGCAATCGGCTTTCGACGGCTCTGGGCTTCGAACGCTCGATTGGTTCGGCTGGGCCGTCTGTACGCTCGGCGGGCTGCTTCTGCTCCGATGGCTGATTTCCCTTCGCGGGGGCGACCCGCTGACTCGCTGCCCCGTCCGCCGGCATCGCCTGCCGGCCTGGTTTGTTCCGGTTCAATTGCTGGTCTGGATGATTGGGACAGTCCTGATTGCATCCGTCATCAAAGCGGCTGTTCCTTCGGACAGGCCCTCCCTCCTTGAAGCCGCTCTGCACGGCGGCATTATCCTCTGGTATCTGCACCTGGCCGCTCTGTTTCTGGCTGTGGCCCATTTTGGTTTTGTCCGCGGACTGAAAGGGTTCGGCCTGGACTTTCGACGAATTCGAAAGGACTTTTTCATCGCGGCCGCCACCCTCTGTGCCCTGCTGCCGCTGATTGTCCTTGCCCTCGAAGGAACATACCAAATCGGACGCTTCTTCTTCGGACCGGACTTTACGATGGACCGCCATACGTCCCTGTCGGCCCTTCAGGACTGCCCTCAGGTCTGGATTCGACTGCTGATTCTTGTCAATGCCGTCCTGGTGGTACCCGTTTTCGAAGAAATTCTCTTTCGCGGACTTCTTCAGTCGGTTTTGACGGCCGCTCTGGGTCGTCCCTGGCTGTCCATTGCCGTCGTTTCAATTCTGTTTGCCGCCATGCATCCTTACCCAACCCACCTGTCCGCCCTGGTGATTCTCTCTATCGGACTCGGTTATGCTTATGAAAAGAGCGGTTCACTCTGGCAGCCCATCTTTATTCACATTCTTTTTAACGGAATCAATGTTGCCGCCGTCCTTCTGGGGGCCTGA